CAACAGAACCCTTCACATATATTCTGTCATTAATCTTTTaacatttctctcccccccttccccactgatTATACATTTCCaacatttttattgtaaaccgtatCACCATTAAATATACAAAAGTCAGACATGAACTATGTCCAGCAGGGCCAAAGGTTATAAACCATCATACAACTTTATTATGAATATCCCCAACCCTTTCCTGGGTGTTATTTGCCCTTCTTCCATTTTGGTGCAAACCCGAACAAATGTACCACTGTTCCCACGTGACTCATTAATCAAACCCATACCATGTCCCATGAGCACGCATCTCTTATGTTGTCATGTGACTGAATACTTGTAGCCCCTCTGCCCCctaccctcttctccttcccACCCTACCCTAGCTATAGCAGTAATCAGATGTATGGTCATATGTGTGTGTAACTGTGAGCAGCAAAATGTTCTTCCATACGGTGTGTGTTACCCAAACAAATTCACAACGTGTTAAGAATATGGCTTCTACTTCTCTGCGTTAAGGTCCCCAAAAATGGTCTCCAGATATTAAGGAAGCTCTTTTTGCGTTTGCAAGATCCTCTTGCTGCTCACGCTTCCCATGTCATCAATTGATGTGCttgattgcgccaatgccaatattctggtggAGTTTTCGACACCCAGACCTGTAATTTGCATTTCCGTGCCACTAAACTCAGTTTGCGGCACAGAAGTATGTTATCTGCTGATAAGCTCCCGAATGACCCCAAACAGTCCAGAATTAACTGATTCGGGGTGCCCTTTATCTGTGTTGACAATATAAAGGACAGAAACTCCACTATTCGGTGCCAGAATCCCTGTATCTTTACACATTCCCAAAAGGCATAGTAAAATGTATTTTCCTGTTGGCCACATTTCAAGCACACTGGTGATTGAATCCCTCCTGCTCGAAATAATTGAGTATGTGTAAAGTATGCCCTATGGAGTGTCCGAATTCCCTATACCATGCGCCCGTAATTAGTTTAGGAATCCCCTTTATTTGCCTTTCAATATCCCACTTGGTTAAATCTGACCCCAGATCTGCTTCCCACCTCTGCCGGAGTTGGGCTGGCTCCTCCCTCAGAATCAAAATCCATAACTTTTTGTGAATGCCCGAAATAGACGGGGTCTCTGTTGAAATCTCATCATAAAAAGCCTGTACCTTTTCCCCCAGCCTAAACTCAAGCTTTCCTATATCCAGGGGCCGAACATAATGTATCTGATATGCATAAACATCCCCCcatctactactaaacatttctacagcgctactagggttacgcagcgctgtacagtttaacataggacagtccctgctcaaggagcttacaatctaaaggacaaatgtacagtcagtcaaattggggcaggctagatttcctgaataggttaggtgccgaaggcaacattgaagaggtgggctttgagcaaggatttgaagatgggcagggaggaggcttggcacaaaggctcaggaagtttattccaagcagagggtgaggggaggcagaaagggcagagcctggagttggcggtggtggagaagggtactgagaggagtgatttgtcctgtgagcggaggttacaggtgggaacgtaaggggagatgagggtagagaggtaatgaggggctgcagactaagtgcatttgtaggttagtaggagaagcttgaactgatcggaagccagtgaagtgtcttgaggagagaagtgatatgagcatatcggtccaggcggagtataagacgtgccgcagagttctgaacggattgaagggggggatagatggttaagtgtgaggccagtgaggagtaggttgcagtagtcaaggcaagaggtaatgagagagtagacgagagttcaggtggtgtgcttagagaggaaagggcgaattttgctgatgttaaagagaaagaagcgacaggatcGGCATGTGGTATTAATTGGTCTAATGGTTTAATTGTCCCTGTGGCATCTAGTATATTGTTTAACCTACAATAACCTCTTTCCCATTGCTTAAACACAGTGTATTCCAGTCCCGGTAAAAATTCTGGATTCCCTTTGATTGTTATCAATTCAGATGTACTTGGGTCACCCCCCCAGACTTCTCCCTAGAAATTGCCAGGTTTCCCAGAAGGGCATTAGTAAGATACTTTTACTAAAAGCTTTTGGTATCATATGTCTTGTGATATGTAACAGTGTGATTAAGTTAAAAGCGATGAAAAAAGGCCTCTTCCAACTCACGCGGCACGTGTACACTAGACCCAAAGATCCAGTGTCTCAATGACCTCAAAAGGCAGGCCAGGTTCTAATACCGTGAGGTAGGCCTAGTCCCCCCTGATTCCAATTTCCCATCAAGAACTGCAACTTGTTTCGCCTTCTTTTTTGCCCAGCAAAATCTCATCATAACCTTATAAAATTGTCTAATGTTTTTTTAAGGATCCGTAGCGGTAATGTTTGTGATGCATATAACCATCTGGGTAGGATTACCATCTGGATAAGACTAATGCAGCACAGAAGAAGAGTGTTATTTTCACGTGGGAgctagtgttcatccacttaggtggatcacTCCTAAGACTAATGCAGGCCACCAAGGGTACCGTCAatacattccaagcatccagttGCCTTTCTGTCCTAATAACCTGTTGACATTTAGTTTATATAAATCTTTAGGGTTAGATGTCAGGAGGACCCCCAAGTATCGAAAAGAAACATTCGCCCATTTTAATGGGAAACCCTCAGTCCACAAATGGCGGGTGCCCGATGTAACTGCTAAGGCCTCTGACTTATCCAGATTTAATTTAAAGCCTGAATAATCTCCAAATAAGCTAAAGGTTTCTAATAGGGCCTCAAAGGACGGTCGCGGATTTGTGACCATAACCAAcaaatcatcagcaaatgccGCAATTTTGAACTCCTGCCGTTTTATCCTCACTCCAAGCCTGGATGTCTCTAACCATAGGGTCTAAATAAAGCGCAAACAGCAACGGTGACAACGGGCAGCCTTGCCTGGTCCCCCTACTAATCTCAAAGTCCTCAGACCTCCCTCTATTCACCATTATCCTTGCTCGGGGAGAGGAATATAGTGCCTGAATTGCTTGCACAAACCAGCTGTTGAAACCATAGGTATCCAATACATATTTTTAATGAGCCAGCACCATAGGAAAGTTCTCTCGTTATGCGTTCTCTCACATTCACACAAATTAAAAAGGGGAGAGTGCACTttgcctctccccttccccaggtctgacaccaacacctccatttttctccttctccaaagcccagtttttttttcttcctccttaaaATACCCTTCCCCCCAAAAGGTACAACTTTGTTTCCTAGGGCCATCTACAggcagcattcccccccccccccccacacacacttacaGGCAAGCATTTACCCCCAGGGGCAGCTCACGGCAGTCTGCTGCCTGAAGCGTGGGGTGATATGGCACCCCCCAGTGCAACAAAAAGAAAGGGCCCCCTGAAAACTCTGATCAGGAAGAAGAGTGAGGAGGTCCCTTCACTCTAAATCAGTGGTTCACatcccagtcaagttttcaggatattcagaaTGAATATGCAGGTGATAGATTTgaatagaatggaggtagtgcatgcaaatctatcgcctgcatattcattgtgggtatcctgaaaacatgactggctaaagctgggttgagaacccggCTCTGAACACTAGGTCAGGCAGTTGCCCCAGGAAAAAATAATGCAATTTATATTCCCAAGctatataaaataacaaaaaaacaaacaaaaaaaacctgccaACATGGACTATACACAATAAAAATTGAGTTAAAAATACTGACCCATGACTATGCATTGTCAGTGTTAAATGCAAGcatatattctgcatccacaggagCCTTCTTCATGCAACAATGAGTGCAGAGCTGAACTAGAGCATTTCCCCATAGAATtcaccatacaaaataaaatctgatTCTGGTTTCATCTCAGTATCAGCAAAATAACCTCTCTCCGGCAGAcatattgggcccaatattcagctggcggcagtcagtgttttgctgaccactgccggctttattcccggatattcattgCCAAACCATGTCCATacgcctgcattgaatatccaggcatacgtGGTTTGATAAAACAGCTTTGTGCGatactcagcacttaaccggctaggaTTAACCAAATTAAGATAGTACTGTTTGAAGCGGTTATCTTAGCTGCTTAAGTGCTTTATCCCCCTTACAACTCACCATAcagaaatattcaaattgtgattaccacctcaggaacagcacaagtttaaagcagatgggtttttgttttcCCCACTGACTACTTTCAAATAGAAAgaaacactcaaaacctatacagaaaacttaaacagcagccctaacccacctatgaaaagacagtgctataaatattacacaggacactagagcaccaatatacctgctactggaaaactggaccaagctggactgttacacatttcttcccagacactacatgctagcagaatccatcACTTCAAGTCACACatacagaacatggacagaccctcggACGTGATACAAAACAGAGGAATcacaaaaaatacacacacaaaaactgaaatagagatcccCTCAAGAAAACCAGGCTCTAAGCAGTGTGAATACTGGTAAGAGAAACAGAAAAGTTTATTTTCTACTATATtctacaaaatacaaaaacagccaaaaatgtacatttcacaaagcaagcATATATTAgtccttaaaaatattttttttcttttctacctttggtgacggagcattttattttttctaaatGGGATGGTCCCAGCCTCTTTTCCacgtgtcagtcttctcctaaattctttccaaggttgagttttttctatttcttctctctcctcttgtctttttATATTTCCCCCCCTTTTCTCTCAACCTTTAAGTCCTTAATCTCTTTTTCATGTCTCATCTACTTACTAGCTTTTACCATCTCCCTAACCCTTGTGATCTGGCATATTTTTTTCTCCTCCCCATCTATGGGTGgggcatctccctccctctctcctcccttctcccccatgAGGTCCAGTGtcactctctcctcccttcccctcttatAAGGCATGGTATTGCTCTCCCTCATCTGGAACAGAAATCTTCAAAATGTCCGGACCACTGGCAGAACCAGCACTGTAAGCATGCTGCCTTCAGCCTGCttccggaagccttctctttgcAGCGTCCCGACAGGAAGCTGCAACAGAAAGGGGAGAGATAGGAGAGTGATACTGGAtcctggagggagggggtggaaggagagagggagttaCCGCAGCATGCTTACATTGCTAACACTGCTGGTGACAGATTGAAGACTGCTGCAccagaggagggaaatgggggaGACGGGAGAGTGACACTGGATCCTAGAGAgagggggtggaaggagagagggagttaTCGCAGCACTCAGGGCAATGCCAGTGGTAGCAAGTCatttggggggcaatgcccccctcaaactacacccatggagACACAATTTGGCTCTGTTGGGGGAAATAGTGGGTGGAGAAACTGATTGGACCTATCAAATAATTATAATAGTCACTTTTCTGAGCTTGATAGAATTTGTCAGCTAGATGTAAAATACTCCTCGGGTATAGAGTCGTCATCACTTGCATAAATAACCGCATTGAATTTACTCAGCATTTTAGTGGTTGGAGTAAACTCCCTGCAACATATTCCTCTGCGCCTCATGTAGCTGCGAATATGCAACAAGGCTTCCAGAGTGCCTCGTCGCAACTTGTTTCTCAGTTTCAACTTAATGAGGTTCATCTGTGAAAAAGTTCTTTCAACGGCTGCATTACTGAAAGGTAATGCCAACATACATAGCGCAAAATGCCCCAGCTGAAGGAAATCGTGATTTCCTGAAGCATCTATGTGATTAACTACGGTCACCCAAAACTGCTCAATGTCATTATCACTAAAGGTTGGCCATGACAATGTGCTGATTCGCATCCACTGTTGCTCCAGATCGCCAAGATTCCCCTTATACAAAGGTAAAAATGACAACTTCAACAGTTGAGGTTTCTGGGCTCCAAGGACGACAGATGGAGAAAGATCAACTAGAGACTCCAGTTGCTGTATGTTATCTGGTAACCTCTGACGTATTTCCTTCAGAAGTTCTAATAAGTAATCACGACAGTGCTCTTTTATTTGTTCTGCAGATGAGCGTTCAATCTGAGATTCATGCAATGACAactgaaattcaatgccaaagttAATAGCTGCCAAAGGTAGATAATTAGACCCATTTTCCAAATTATACGCTAAAGTAGCTCCCCATGACGTAAACGTGGTTGGCCTCAGAATTCGCTGCAGCATGTTGCGATACAACGTTAACAGTTCTGTAACCAGCTGGACAGGGCTCGCTTTATCTGATTCAAATAACTTATTAACTTGGCTTAGTTCTTGCAGTATGGGCCTTAAAAATACCAAGTAAAGCTTGTTTTCAGGTGTGCTAAACATCTGATATAGCAGCTCAGCAGTATAGCTGCACGCCTCCTTTTTCACAATCTGAAAGTGAAGCTTTAGTTCTTCATAATGTTCAAGGACTCGCTGAACACAAGTGGCTATGGACAGCCAGCGAGTGTCTGACAACTTCAGAATCTTCATTGGTTCTTCACCAACATCAATGCATTCATATAACTGTTTGTATTTCTGCTGGCGAATACTACTATGGTAGAACCAGTTATAGGTCTCTGCAATCATGAATTCAACGTTGCTTGGCATCACCATCAGCGCACGTGAAGAACTTAGTTGAATTGAATGGCAAATACACTTTATGTGTACAATGTCAGGGCACACTTCACGGAACCTTGCTATAACAaaattaattttgccacacatggTACTACAGCCATCAGTTGCTAAGCCTAAGCACCTGTCTATTGCAAGACGATTTGCTGCAAGAAACTTGGTAATGGTATTGAATATTTCATTTGCTGTAACAGAATCAAGCGATATTATTCCAAGAAATGTGGTGGTTATAGATTTCAAGGAACGACTGTAGTAGCGCACCATCACACAGAGCTGCTTCTCTGGGCCAATATCTGTGCTTTCGTCAATAATTAATGAGTACACTGTCTCATTTTTGTCCAAGTCCGAGATTAATTCTTCATGGACTGCAGGTCCAAGAACATGCTTGATCAGTGCAGAACATTTCATTCGGTGTAGAGCTATGTCTTTGCCTGAAATGTCCTTAATGACCTCACCTAAGTGATCAATTGTTGGAGTACTGGAATGGCATGCAATGTGTGCTGCCAACTTCAGCTCTGCTATCTTGACAGTGTGGTCTACATTCTTTGAATGACAGTCGACATCATATAAAGTCCTCGAACTAGAAAAGGGCGCAGAGTTCCGTTTATGTTTTACTGTTGAAGCATGGCTAAGCAAATTGGTATGATACGCATGGATGTCACATTTACAATATCGGCAAAAAGCTTTGCTATTGTCACCAGGCACACTGTGTATCCAGTCCTTTAAGGCATCATCTTTTTCCCAGTTCTTATTGTACTGTTTTCCATACTGTGCCCACTTTCCCATGATGAGTAATAGCAACTCAGATGTTCACATGTCAGCTCAACTACGGGAGAACAGCACGGCTATCTGTAaaacaagctgtggtaaaacataAGGACAAAAATCAGAACCATTCTTCAAAACCTATACAGCAGAATACAAATTACAAATGGCAAGACTAATAAAAATTCTAAAACGGTCCTGTAGCATAACACACCTccttcatgccccccccccccccacagcaaaaTCCTGTCTTGATACTATCATCATCTTGCTTCCTCACCTTGACTCCACTCCTCCCCACTAGATACCCATTTGAGAAGGTCATTAGCCAAGCGTGATCCAGAATTGCTCTGCTTTCATCTACTCCCCTTTTCTGCACCCTCTCTACCACTCATCAGTATATTGGATAATCAGCCAGGGGGGTATCTTCACTGAGTGGCGCACTAAaacctgttttctctcttttttttttttgtttttttaatttattttgtccAAAATCATTGAAAAGCATAGTAACTTTTACTGGGTACCTTATCCAGGAGAATCAAATATGTACTTTTGTGGCACTTAGAAGTGCTTCTCAATCTTCTCCTGGAGACACACCtagtcaaaaaagaaaaacaatgaaatATAAATCTTCACAGCATGACTATTTCCAGTACTTAAAGGTACCCAATTAAAAGCAAAGTAAACTTTTTATTCAACATAGAAGATAAAACATTAGCCTTGCATAAATAGTGATTCAAGAGTATTAAAACTGTATTTACACCACACATAATCCTTCATGTCTCTTATCAAATTTTCACTATGCTCTCAAACAACACAATGTCTACCATGATGTCATATACTACTAACCTCCACTGTTTGAGCATATACTATTCTATAGTAGTCACGACCATCTTTCCTGCATTGCATGCAGCCAGCAGCTACTCCTTCAGCCAGTTCAACATATCAGCTGATGTGGGGCGTTTTGGTTTGTAGATGGGAAAGAGTCCATCAGGGAGAAAAGCTTTGCTGCCAGGAAACGGCAATAGAATCTCCCAGTTCACTACCAGTCAAGGAGGTTCGACTAAGAACAGATGGCACGACGTAAAAAAGCTGAAGCAGTCTCCTGCACATAGCTGCCATTTTAGTATACCCAAAACAAACAtagctgctgcatccactttgttgttctttattgttggtagcatttttatttgatctcacttatattttcaaaaatgcCATCATATATGCAACATACAGATGTATACAGAGGAGCAGTCAAAACAGAATAAATTTCATCAGTTAAAGTAGAAATtagttctaaatcgtaatcagtgtgtcatttggaggggctggttatagggactctgtatttatgcagagatgttttcaccaggTAAAGGgcaccaaaacagacattatgttatgagaatcaggtgctcaacattcagagtttctatttataagcacaagggttttttttttaaacaattattaggttgaaacctgggaacatcttttttttttcctgtgcgtacatcaaaagatggtatgtgggaacttgctccttttgttttgtggaatgcagttgTATATTATTAGGAGACTGCAAACGATTCAGAATACAGCAGTCAATTTAATTTTTGGACTGTTCAAATTTGATAGCATTTATCCTAGTTAATTtaaagttacactggctacccattgAAGCCAGAATACATTTTAAGTtagcttgttttctttttaagccTCTGTATGGTTTGGCACTGGATTATTTATActctgtttttaaatttactattgttCAGAGAACAAGACACATTGGTACAGTAGGTTACTCTTTTCCCTCAGCCAAAGGGAAAGAGATTATGTTTATTCAAAATTATGCTTGGCCTTTCAAGCAGCAAGGGCGTGGAGCAAGATTGCCACTATTTTCCACTTCTCTCaatcttattttgttttcaagAAAAAGATGAAAACTTTTTTGTTCCAGAAGTATGCAATCGCATGCTGAAAACTACTGAGGAAATGAAACTAGCTTCTTATTAAGTTGTAACCCACGTTGAATTGCGAGGTATTAGCGGGATAAAAGACTGGTTTAC
This genomic interval from Microcaecilia unicolor chromosome 1, aMicUni1.1, whole genome shotgun sequence contains the following:
- the LOC115471716 gene encoding uncharacterized protein LOC115471716, with product MGKWAQYGKQYNKNWEKDDALKDWIHSVPGDNSKAFCRYCKCDIHAYHTNLLSHASTVKHKRNSAPFSSSRTLYDVDCHSKNVDHTVKIAELKLAAHIACHSSTPTIDHLGEVIKDISGKDIALHRMKCSALIKHVLGPAVHEELISDLDKNETVYSLIIDESTDIGPEKQLCVMVRYYSRSLKSITTTFLGIISLDSVTANEIFNTITKFLAANRLAIDRCLGLATDGCSTMCGKINFVIARFREVCPDIVHIKCICHSIQLSSSRALMVMPSNVEFMIAETYNWFYHSSIRQQKYKQLYECIDVGEEPMKILKLSDTRWLSIATCVQRVLEHYEELKLHFQIVKKEACSYTAELLYQMFSTPENKLYLVFLRPILQELSQVNKLFESDKASPVQLVTELLTLYRNMLQRILRPTTFTSWGATLAYNLENGSNYLPLAAINFGIEFQLSLHESQIERSSAEQIKEHCRDYLLELLKEIRQRLPDNIQQLESLVDLSPSVVLGAQKPQLLKLSFLPLYKGNLGDLEQQWMRISTLSWPTFSDNDIEQFWVTVVNHIDASGNHDFLQLGHFALCMLALPFSNAAVERTFSQMNLIKLKLRNKLRRGTLEALLHIRSYMRRRGICCREFTPTTKMLSKFNAVIYASDDDSIPEEYFTSS